A part of Winslowiella toletana genomic DNA contains:
- the sufE gene encoding cysteine desulfuration protein SufE — translation MATLPDKDKLVRNFNRCANWEEKYLYVIELGAVLPELSDSLHQPENTISGCQSQVWIVMDQASDGKIQLQGDSDAAIVKGLIAIVFILYQQMTAREIVEFDVRPWFEQLALTQHLTPSRSQGLEAMIRAIRLKAQTLV, via the coding sequence ATGGCGACATTGCCAGACAAAGATAAGCTGGTGCGCAATTTCAATCGCTGCGCCAACTGGGAAGAGAAGTATCTGTACGTGATTGAATTAGGCGCGGTTCTGCCAGAATTGTCCGATTCATTGCATCAGCCCGAGAACACCATTTCCGGCTGTCAGAGCCAGGTGTGGATTGTGATGGATCAGGCCAGCGATGGTAAAATCCAGTTACAGGGCGACAGCGATGCGGCGATTGTTAAAGGACTGATTGCTATTGTCTTTATCCTGTATCAGCAGATGACCGCGCGTGAGATTGTTGAATTTGATGTGCGACCGTGGTTTGAACAACTTGCCCTGACCCAGCACCTCACTCCGTCCCGTTCACAGGGGCTGGAAGCGATGATCCGCGCCATTCGTCTCAAAGCACAGACGCTCGTCTGA
- the sufD gene encoding Fe-S cluster assembly protein SufD, with amino-acid sequence MAGLPTKSENALQQWHHLFESRGENRSLQAQQHWQQLLRLGLPTRKQENWKYTPLETLFGESFVLPKNGDVSADALAQLTLNLDAVRLVYIDGKFSAEFSDSSFDLFDIQISRAADRRAFDAPVQPEVFLHLTESLAEEATTVHLARGKVAPRPLYLLHISSGSGAAQMNTSHYRHHLQLEDGAAAEVIEHYVSLNDAVHFTGARMTMALGNNAQLNHTKLAFENVGSYHFAHNDITLLRDCRVNSQSFLLGAGLTRHNTSSQLNGENSNLVINSLILPVDKDVSDTRTYLEHNKGHCQSRQLHKTIVRDRARAVFNGMIKVAKHALKTDGQMTNNNLLLGRLAEVDTKPQLEIYADDVKCSHGATIGRIDDEQMFYLRSRGIDKESAERMIIYAFAAELTEAITDETLKEVVLHRISRRFPEATNEF; translated from the coding sequence ATGGCTGGCTTACCGACGAAGAGTGAAAACGCGCTGCAACAGTGGCATCACCTGTTTGAGTCGCGCGGTGAAAACCGTTCGCTACAGGCGCAACAACACTGGCAGCAGCTGCTGCGTTTAGGCTTACCGACGCGCAAGCAGGAAAACTGGAAATATACGCCGCTGGAAACGCTGTTTGGCGAAAGCTTTGTGCTGCCAAAAAATGGCGATGTCAGCGCTGACGCTCTGGCGCAGCTGACGCTAAATCTGGATGCGGTGCGCCTGGTGTATATCGATGGCAAGTTCAGTGCTGAATTTAGCGACAGCAGCTTTGACCTGTTTGATATTCAAATCTCCCGTGCTGCCGACCGTCGCGCTTTTGACGCGCCAGTCCAGCCGGAAGTGTTTCTGCACCTGACCGAAAGTCTGGCGGAAGAGGCCACGACCGTGCATCTGGCGCGCGGCAAAGTGGCGCCACGGCCGTTGTATCTGCTGCATATCAGCAGCGGCAGCGGCGCTGCGCAGATGAACACTTCACACTATCGTCATCATCTTCAGCTGGAAGATGGCGCCGCAGCTGAAGTGATTGAACACTATGTCAGCCTGAATGACGCGGTGCATTTCACCGGCGCGCGCATGACGATGGCGCTTGGCAACAATGCCCAGCTGAATCACACCAAACTGGCGTTTGAGAATGTTGGCAGTTACCACTTTGCCCATAACGACATTACGCTGCTGCGCGATTGCCGGGTTAACAGCCAGAGCTTCCTGCTGGGCGCGGGTCTGACGCGTCATAACACCAGTTCACAACTGAATGGTGAAAACAGCAACCTGGTGATCAACAGCCTGATTCTGCCGGTCGATAAAGACGTGTCCGACACCCGTACTTATCTTGAGCACAATAAAGGTCATTGCCAGAGCCGTCAGCTGCATAAAACCATCGTGCGCGATCGCGCGCGCGCCGTGTTTAACGGCATGATTAAAGTGGCGAAGCATGCGCTGAAAACTGACGGACAGATGACCAACAATAACCTGTTGCTGGGTCGTCTGGCGGAAGTAGATACCAAACCGCAGCTGGAAATCTATGCCGATGACGTTAAATGCAGCCATGGCGCCACCATTGGTCGTATTGACGATGAACAGATGTTCTATCTGCGTTCGCGCGGGATTGATAAAGAGTCCGCAGAGCGCATGATTATCTACGCTTTTGCCGCAGAGCTGACGGAAGCGATCACTGATGAAACGCTGAAAGAGGTGGTGTTGCACCGTATCTCCCGGCGTTTCCCGGAGGCAACGAATGAATTTTGA
- a CDS encoding alpha/beta hydrolase has protein sequence MYNRDTIFHSHSCGDYRIQLCWPDEPAPENGWPVIFLLDGASYFPIAEYLLRTLAHPRCCLLPGVVVAIDYPDSSRREKDYRPAVAQLVAEASPHGGFYPPGMAGQSAAFLDFIQHQLKPWLSSQLSIDNRNTALFGHSYGGLFTLNTLFTASDSFRHYYASSPSVWWNDGYLSAMAARFALRSDIAEQKVLLLSVGEYEQSLQRFELSLDAATRATLVQHRRQRRMVDGIRELAWQLQAGQQQNVRTEFVLYADQSHQSVPMLALQKAMMHHFQR, from the coding sequence ATGTATAACCGCGATACGATTTTTCACTCCCACAGCTGCGGCGACTACCGCATCCAGCTGTGCTGGCCGGATGAACCTGCACCGGAAAATGGCTGGCCGGTGATCTTTCTGCTGGATGGCGCCAGCTATTTTCCGATTGCCGAATATCTGCTGCGCACGCTGGCCCATCCGCGCTGTTGCCTGCTGCCGGGCGTGGTGGTAGCGATTGATTACCCGGACAGCAGCCGGCGGGAAAAAGATTATCGTCCGGCGGTGGCGCAGCTGGTCGCGGAAGCCAGTCCGCATGGCGGCTTTTATCCGCCGGGGATGGCAGGACAGTCGGCCGCGTTTCTCGACTTTATTCAGCATCAGCTTAAACCCTGGCTCAGCAGTCAGTTGTCGATCGATAACCGTAATACTGCGCTATTTGGTCACTCCTATGGCGGGCTCTTCACCCTGAATACCTTGTTTACCGCCAGCGACAGCTTTCGCCACTACTATGCCTCCAGTCCGTCAGTATGGTGGAACGATGGCTATCTCAGTGCCATGGCCGCGCGCTTTGCCCTACGCTCGGATATCGCGGAGCAGAAGGTGCTGTTGCTGTCGGTGGGGGAGTATGAGCAGTCGCTGCAACGTTTTGAACTCAGCCTGGATGCCGCAACACGTGCAACGCTGGTGCAGCATCGTCGGCAGCGGCGGATGGTTGATGGCATTCGCGAACTGGCGTGGCAGTTACAGGCGGGACAACAACAAAATGTGCGGACGGAATTTGTGCTTTATGCGGATCAGTCTCATCAGTCAGTGCCGATGCTGGCGCTGCAAAAAGCGATGATGCATCATTTTCAACGTTAA
- a CDS encoding alpha/beta hydrolase has product MLPVNAQNALNGWIAAAMPVVEKINGQSDQSWSAARADYVDGLDRLFPATEGVAFTRVDLGGVATMVVTPDNLIDGRVLFYIHGGGYVHGGVKAYQGLAGNYARLLGARVYVPDYRQAPEHPFPTPIEDTFTAYRSLLDSGIDPRALAISGDSAGGAMVITIMRKARDFHLPLPAAAVAISPWADLTHSGDSARVRDGIDPLCSTEFLNQLAATFLAGELPTHPDASPVFADVRGLAPVLIQIGENEVMLSGAMQLASHLAENRVRTSLEVWPGMFHVWHLFAGLLPEADQALRNAVRFLDDALPSESKG; this is encoded by the coding sequence ATGTTACCTGTTAATGCGCAAAACGCGTTGAATGGCTGGATAGCGGCTGCCATGCCAGTTGTAGAGAAAATAAATGGTCAAAGCGACCAAAGCTGGTCCGCGGCGCGCGCGGATTATGTTGACGGGCTTGACCGTCTTTTTCCCGCGACGGAGGGCGTGGCCTTTACCAGGGTTGATCTGGGTGGTGTAGCGACAATGGTGGTGACGCCGGATAACCTTATCGATGGCCGTGTACTTTTTTATATCCATGGCGGCGGTTATGTTCACGGCGGTGTAAAAGCGTATCAGGGCCTGGCCGGGAACTACGCCAGACTGCTTGGTGCCCGGGTTTATGTGCCTGACTACCGCCAGGCGCCGGAACACCCTTTCCCGACCCCGATTGAAGATACCTTCACCGCTTATCGTTCATTGCTGGATAGCGGCATTGATCCGCGCGCGCTGGCCATTTCCGGGGATTCAGCAGGCGGGGCGATGGTGATAACCATTATGCGCAAAGCGAGAGATTTTCATCTGCCGCTTCCTGCCGCCGCCGTGGCTATTTCGCCGTGGGCAGATCTGACCCATAGCGGCGACTCGGCGCGAGTCAGAGATGGTATTGACCCTTTGTGCAGCACTGAGTTTCTCAACCAGCTGGCAGCTACCTTCCTCGCCGGGGAGTTGCCAACGCATCCCGATGCCTCACCGGTTTTTGCCGATGTTCGCGGTCTTGCGCCGGTGCTGATCCAAATCGGTGAAAATGAAGTGATGTTGAGTGGTGCGATGCAGCTGGCCTCTCATCTTGCAGAAAACCGCGTAAGAACCTCCCTTGAGGTATGGCCTGGCATGTTCCACGTCTGGCATTTATTTGCCGGGCTGCTTCCTGAAGCAGACCAGGCGTTACGTAACGCCGTAAGATTCCTTGATGATGCACTGCCATCTGAGAGCAAAGGGTAA
- the sufS gene encoding cysteine desulfurase SufS has protein sequence MNFDLARVRADFPILSREVNGQPLAYLDSAASAQKPLAVINAESHFYQHGYAAVHRGIHTLSAEATTAMENVRNQAARFLNAASPEEIVFVKGTTEGINLVASSWGGSQLQAGDNIIITQMEHHANIVPWQMVAKRVGAEIRVLPLTPQGELDVAQLPSLIDSRTRILAVTQVSNVLGSINPVKALVAVAKAAGVVTLIDGAQAVMHEQVDVQDIDCDFYVFSGHKIYGPTGIGVLYGRKALLDQMPPWEGGGSMIATVSLTEGTSFAAAPWRFEAGTPNTGGIIGLGAALAYVAALGLDNIQQREQMLMRYALDKLASVPDLIIYGPQQRAGVIAFNLGRHHAYDVGSFLDQYGIAIRTGHHCAMPLMNYYQVPAMCRASFAMYNSEEEADRLVAGLLRIHRLLGG, from the coding sequence ATGAATTTTGATCTTGCGCGCGTCAGAGCGGACTTCCCGATTCTGTCGCGCGAGGTCAACGGCCAGCCGTTGGCCTATCTCGACAGTGCCGCCAGCGCGCAAAAACCGTTAGCGGTAATTAACGCAGAAAGCCATTTCTATCAGCATGGCTACGCCGCAGTGCATCGCGGTATTCACACCCTGAGTGCTGAAGCCACCACGGCGATGGAGAATGTGCGCAATCAGGCGGCGCGTTTTCTTAATGCCGCTTCGCCGGAAGAGATTGTGTTTGTTAAAGGCACAACCGAAGGCATTAACCTGGTGGCCAGCAGCTGGGGCGGCAGTCAGCTGCAGGCGGGTGATAACATTATTATCACCCAGATGGAGCACCACGCTAATATCGTGCCATGGCAGATGGTGGCGAAACGTGTGGGCGCGGAAATTCGCGTACTGCCGCTGACGCCGCAGGGTGAGCTGGATGTGGCGCAGCTGCCGTCATTAATTGACAGCCGGACGCGCATCCTCGCAGTGACCCAGGTTTCTAACGTACTTGGCTCCATTAACCCGGTCAAAGCGCTGGTTGCTGTGGCGAAAGCCGCCGGGGTGGTGACGCTGATTGACGGCGCGCAGGCGGTGATGCATGAGCAGGTCGATGTGCAGGATATCGACTGTGATTTCTACGTGTTCTCCGGCCATAAGATCTACGGCCCGACCGGGATTGGCGTGCTGTATGGCCGCAAAGCGCTGCTGGATCAGATGCCACCATGGGAAGGCGGCGGTTCAATGATCGCCACCGTCAGCCTGACGGAAGGCACCAGCTTTGCCGCTGCGCCATGGCGCTTTGAAGCGGGTACGCCAAACACCGGTGGCATTATCGGTCTGGGCGCCGCGCTGGCCTATGTCGCTGCGCTGGGACTGGATAATATCCAGCAGCGCGAGCAGATGCTGATGCGTTATGCGCTGGATAAACTGGCATCGGTTCCCGATCTGATTATCTACGGACCGCAGCAGCGGGCCGGGGTGATTGCCTTTAATCTCGGTCGTCATCACGCTTATGACGTCGGTAGCTTCCTTGACCAGTATGGCATTGCGATCCGCACCGGCCATCACTGCGCTATGCCACTGATGAATTATTACCAGGTACCGGCGATGTGTCGCGCTTCCTTTGCCATGTATAATAGCGAAGAAGAGGCTGACCGGCTGGTTGCGGGTCTGCTACGTATTCATCGTTTGCTGGGCGGCTGA
- the pykF gene encoding pyruvate kinase PykF, whose protein sequence is MKKTKIVCTIGPKTESEEMLTNLLDAGMNVMRLNFSHGDYAEHGQRIVNLRNVMSKTGHQAAVLLDTKGPEIRTMKLEGGVDASLKAGQTFTFTTDQSVIGNTERVAVTYPGFAADLKIGNTVLVDDGLIGMEVTEVTENSVVCKVLNNGDLGENKGVNLPGVSIQLPALAEKDKRDLIFGCEQGVDFVAASFIRKRSDVLEIREHLKQHGGEHIQIISKIENQEGLNNFDEILDASDGIMVARGDLGVEIPVEEVIFAQKMMIKKCNRARKVVITATQMLDSMIKNPRPTRAEAGDVANAILDGTDAVMLSGESAKGKYPLESVTIMATICERTDRVMKSRIDSQHDSRKMRITEAVCRGAVETAEKLESPLIVVATEGGKSAKSIRKYFPNATILALTTNEQTARQLLLSKGIVTHIVKEIASTDDFYRIGKEAALESGYALKGEVVVMVSGALVPSGTTNTASVHVL, encoded by the coding sequence ATGAAAAAGACCAAGATCGTATGTACTATCGGTCCAAAAACCGAATCGGAAGAAATGCTGACCAACCTGCTTGACGCAGGTATGAACGTAATGCGCCTTAACTTCTCCCATGGTGATTATGCCGAACACGGTCAGCGCATCGTTAACCTGCGCAATGTAATGAGCAAAACCGGCCATCAGGCGGCAGTTCTGCTCGACACCAAAGGCCCGGAAATCCGTACTATGAAGCTGGAAGGCGGCGTTGATGCCTCTCTGAAAGCGGGTCAGACCTTTACCTTTACCACCGACCAGTCGGTGATCGGCAACACCGAGCGTGTGGCAGTCACTTACCCTGGCTTTGCAGCGGACCTGAAAATCGGCAATACCGTTCTGGTTGATGACGGCCTGATCGGCATGGAAGTGACTGAAGTCACCGAAAACAGCGTGGTATGTAAAGTGCTGAACAACGGTGACCTTGGTGAAAACAAAGGCGTTAACCTGCCAGGCGTCTCCATCCAGCTGCCCGCGCTGGCGGAAAAAGATAAACGCGACCTGATTTTCGGTTGCGAGCAAGGCGTTGACTTCGTTGCCGCCTCGTTTATCCGTAAACGTTCCGATGTACTGGAAATCCGTGAGCACCTGAAGCAGCACGGCGGCGAGCATATTCAGATCATCTCCAAGATCGAGAACCAGGAAGGCCTGAATAACTTCGACGAAATCCTGGATGCCTCTGACGGCATTATGGTGGCGCGTGGTGATCTCGGCGTGGAAATTCCGGTGGAAGAAGTGATCTTCGCCCAGAAGATGATGATCAAAAAATGTAACCGCGCACGTAAAGTGGTGATCACCGCCACCCAGATGCTCGATTCAATGATCAAAAACCCACGCCCTACCCGTGCGGAAGCTGGCGACGTGGCTAATGCCATCCTCGACGGCACCGATGCGGTGATGCTGTCAGGCGAAAGTGCGAAGGGTAAATACCCGCTGGAGTCGGTCACCATTATGGCGACCATCTGTGAGCGTACCGACCGCGTGATGAAGAGCCGTATTGACTCGCAGCACGACAGCCGCAAAATGCGCATCACCGAAGCGGTGTGCCGCGGTGCGGTAGAAACTGCGGAAAAACTGGAGTCGCCGCTGATTGTAGTCGCCACCGAAGGCGGTAAATCAGCCAAGTCGATCCGTAAGTACTTCCCGAACGCCACCATCCTGGCGCTGACCACCAATGAACAGACCGCGCGCCAGCTGCTGCTGAGCAAAGGTATCGTTACCCATATCGTGAAAGAGATCGCCTCAACCGACGATTTCTACCGTATTGGTAAAGAAGCGGCGCTGGAAAGTGGCTATGCGCTGAAAGGCGAAGTGGTAGTGATGGTATCCGGTGCATTAGTGCCAAGTGGCACTACTAATACCGCGTCAGTTCACGTTCTGTAA
- a CDS encoding major outer membrane lipoprotein translates to MNRTKLVLGAVILASTMLAGCSSNAKIDQLSTDVQTLNAKVDQLSNDVNAVRSDVQAAKDDAARANQRLDNQAHAYKK, encoded by the coding sequence ATGAATCGTACTAAACTGGTACTGGGCGCGGTAATCCTGGCTTCAACTATGCTGGCTGGTTGTTCTAGCAATGCTAAAATCGACCAACTGTCTACCGACGTTCAGACTCTGAACGCTAAAGTTGACCAGCTGAGCAACGACGTGAACGCAGTGCGTTCTGACGTTCAGGCTGCTAAAGACGACGCAGCACGCGCTAACCAGCGTCTGGACAACCAGGCTCACGCTTACAAAAAATAA
- a CDS encoding riboflavin synthase: MFTGIVQGTAEVLSIEEKTNFRTHIVKLPPEMLPGLELGASVSHNGCCLTVTHVEGDQVSFDLVKETLRVTNLGELQTGDRVNVERAAKFSDEIGGHLMSGHIMTTAEICKIINSENNREIWFKPQDTELMKFILRKGYIGIDGISLTVGEVSKSKFCVHLIPETLMRTTLGSKKLGQRVNIEIDPQTQAIVETVERVLAQREAALLATAAEHLQP; this comes from the coding sequence ATGTTTACCGGAATTGTGCAGGGCACCGCTGAGGTGCTGTCGATTGAAGAAAAAACCAATTTCCGCACCCATATCGTTAAATTACCGCCGGAGATGTTGCCGGGGCTGGAATTAGGCGCGTCGGTGTCGCACAACGGTTGCTGCCTGACGGTGACCCATGTTGAAGGCGACCAGGTCAGCTTTGATTTGGTGAAAGAGACCTTGCGCGTGACCAACCTCGGTGAATTACAGACCGGTGATCGCGTAAATGTTGAACGTGCGGCAAAATTCAGCGATGAGATCGGTGGGCATTTAATGTCCGGCCATATTATGACCACCGCTGAAATCTGTAAGATCATTAATTCCGAAAATAACCGCGAAATCTGGTTTAAACCCCAGGATACAGAACTGATGAAGTTTATTTTGCGCAAAGGTTATATCGGTATTGATGGTATTAGTCTGACGGTGGGTGAGGTCAGCAAAAGCAAATTCTGCGTGCATCTGATCCCTGAAACGTTGATGCGTACCACGCTTGGCAGCAAAAAACTGGGGCAACGGGTCAATATTGAAATCGACCCGCAAACCCAGGCGATAGTGGAAACGGTTGAGCGGGTACTGGCTCAGCGCGAAGCGGCGCTACTGGCAACCGCGGCAGAGCATTTACAGCCATAA
- a CDS encoding MATE family efflux transporter, producing the protein MQKYLTEARQLLALAIPVILAQVAQTSMGFVDTIMAGAVSATDMAAVAVGTSVWMPTILFGHGLILALTPVVAQLNGSGRRDRIGHQVRQAYWLAGFVSILIMLVLYNAGFMISAMKDIDPEMARIAVGYLHALLWGAPGYLFFQVLRCQCEGLSKTKPGMVLGFIGLLVNIPVNYIFIYGHFGMPALGGIGCGVATASVYWVMFILMKAWSSRAPSLRDIRLSRRFDAPDWAALRRLTGLGMPVALALFFEVTLFAVVALLVSPLGIVKVAGHQIALNFSSLMFVLPLSLGVAATIRVGFSLGQGSAEGARVAAWTAQGVGVAMAAATATFTVIFREQIALLYNDNPEVVTLAAQLMLLAAIYQFSDSIQVIGSGILRGYKDTRSIFYITFIAYWVLGLPSGYVLAMTNLVVPALGPAGFWCGFIIGLTSSAVMMIWRMRRLQRLPAEVILARAAR; encoded by the coding sequence GTGCAGAAGTATTTGACTGAAGCGCGTCAATTATTAGCCCTCGCAATCCCGGTGATCCTTGCGCAAGTTGCGCAAACCTCCATGGGTTTTGTCGATACCATTATGGCCGGTGCCGTTAGCGCCACGGATATGGCCGCCGTCGCCGTCGGTACTTCTGTCTGGATGCCGACCATACTGTTTGGTCACGGCCTTATCCTGGCGTTAACCCCGGTTGTGGCGCAGCTAAACGGCTCCGGGCGACGCGACCGCATTGGACATCAGGTGCGCCAGGCATACTGGCTGGCGGGATTTGTCTCCATCCTGATTATGCTGGTGTTGTATAACGCCGGATTTATGATTTCAGCAATGAAAGATATTGATCCGGAAATGGCGCGGATTGCCGTCGGCTATCTGCATGCTCTGCTGTGGGGGGCGCCCGGCTACCTGTTTTTCCAGGTGCTGCGTTGCCAGTGTGAAGGGCTGTCAAAGACCAAACCCGGTATGGTGCTGGGCTTTATTGGTCTGCTGGTTAATATTCCGGTTAACTATATCTTTATCTATGGACATTTCGGCATGCCGGCGCTGGGCGGCATCGGCTGTGGCGTCGCCACCGCTTCGGTGTACTGGGTGATGTTTATCCTGATGAAAGCGTGGAGCAGCCGCGCACCTTCGCTGCGAGATATCCGTTTAAGCCGCCGCTTTGACGCCCCGGACTGGGCGGCGCTACGACGCTTAACCGGCCTCGGGATGCCGGTGGCGCTGGCGCTGTTCTTTGAAGTGACGCTGTTTGCCGTCGTCGCCCTGCTGGTCTCACCGCTGGGTATTGTCAAAGTGGCAGGTCACCAGATTGCGCTGAACTTCAGCTCACTGATGTTTGTGTTGCCGCTCTCTTTAGGCGTGGCAGCCACCATTCGCGTCGGTTTCAGTCTCGGACAGGGTTCGGCGGAAGGCGCGCGCGTCGCTGCCTGGACCGCTCAGGGCGTTGGCGTGGCGATGGCGGCGGCGACCGCTACCTTTACGGTGATTTTCCGCGAGCAGATTGCGCTGCTGTATAACGACAATCCGGAAGTGGTGACCCTTGCGGCGCAGCTGATGCTGCTGGCGGCGATTTACCAGTTCTCCGATTCGATTCAGGTCATTGGCAGCGGTATTTTACGTGGCTATAAAGACACCCGCTCGATCTTCTATATCACCTTTATCGCCTACTGGGTGCTGGGATTGCCGAGCGGCTATGTGCTGGCGATGACGAATCTGGTGGTGCCGGCGCTCGGTCCCGCCGGTTTCTGGTGCGGCTTTATTATCGGTCTCACCTCGTCAGCGGTGATGATGATCTGGCGCATGCGTCGTTTGCAACGCTTGCCGGCAGAAGTGATCCTGGCGCGCGCAGCGCGTTAA
- a CDS encoding L,D-transpeptidase family protein: protein MKPVLHLAGFFLLSLLAGTRTASATDYPLPAENSRLIGENSTYIVPGDNRSLEQIAAGYKIGLLGMLEANPGTDPWLPKANSQLTIPTQMLLPDTKREGIVVNLAELRLYYYPKGENRVVVYPIGIGQQGIMTPLVVTSVGQKVPDPSWTPTANIRKRYAQDGVTLPAVVPAGPDNPMGLYALRLAYGKGQYLIHGTNANFGIGMRVSSGCIRLRPDDIEALFNAVPKGTRVQIINQPVKYAIEPDGKRYIEVHQPLSHHESDDPQTMKLPLSKAAQTFINSRHSDSALIKQTLARRSGMPVLVNRGEAVDENTPLPAIIQQQTHSEPSGSQPATISQATGERPAE from the coding sequence ATGAAACCTGTGTTACACCTTGCCGGATTTTTCCTTCTTAGCCTGCTTGCCGGGACGCGCACTGCCAGTGCGACAGACTACCCTTTACCTGCCGAAAACAGTCGCCTGATTGGCGAAAACAGCACCTATATTGTGCCGGGTGATAACCGTTCGCTGGAACAGATCGCTGCCGGGTATAAAATTGGCCTGCTGGGCATGCTGGAAGCCAATCCGGGTACCGATCCCTGGCTGCCGAAAGCCAACAGCCAGCTGACTATCCCCACCCAGATGCTGCTGCCGGATACTAAACGTGAAGGCATTGTGGTTAACCTCGCCGAATTACGTCTCTATTACTACCCGAAAGGCGAGAACAGAGTCGTGGTCTATCCGATTGGTATCGGCCAGCAGGGCATTATGACGCCGCTGGTAGTCACCAGTGTTGGCCAGAAAGTGCCCGATCCCAGCTGGACGCCGACCGCTAATATCCGCAAGCGCTATGCGCAGGATGGCGTGACGCTGCCGGCGGTGGTGCCTGCCGGGCCGGATAACCCGATGGGGCTGTATGCGCTGCGTCTGGCGTACGGGAAAGGCCAGTATCTGATCCATGGCACCAACGCCAACTTCGGCATCGGTATGCGCGTCAGCTCCGGCTGTATCCGTTTACGTCCGGACGATATTGAAGCGTTATTTAATGCGGTGCCAAAAGGGACGCGGGTGCAGATAATTAATCAGCCGGTGAAGTACGCCATTGAGCCAGACGGCAAGCGCTATATTGAGGTGCATCAGCCGTTGTCGCACCACGAGAGTGATGACCCGCAGACCATGAAGCTGCCGCTAAGCAAAGCGGCGCAGACGTTTATCAACAGCAGGCACAGTGACAGCGCGCTGATTAAACAGACTCTGGCGCGCCGCTCCGGGATGCCGGTGCTGGTAAATCGTGGTGAAGCGGTGGATGAAAACACGCCACTGCCAGCGATTATCCAGCAGCAGACGCATTCTGAGCCATCAGGCAGTCAGCCCGCCACCATCTCACAGGCAACTGGCGAACGACCGGCAGAATAG
- a CDS encoding LysR family transcriptional regulator → MSSHKFLTGHHLSGGIELNTMRTFVAIAETGSIVAAGKALGLTRSAAGKSLARLEAHLATRLLHRTTRSVSLTADGQYFYERCIQILTDIHEAESSIRQDNPQPKGTLRLTVTSAFGRIAILPLLNDFLEKWPDLDVEISFTDRLVDLVEEGFDLGIRMGDMPDDSMMVARPITRYRPWIYASPAYLQNHGMPENIAELGAHQRLIYGLQAGSGIWRLANDDGVEVSISGNRRLRFDSGEAIKDAAVEGMGIALMPSFLAADDLHNHRLVKLFPHYAGKQIPINAIYPNRKHLAAKIRQFIDMLVINFQAADSA, encoded by the coding sequence ATGAGCAGCCATAAATTCCTCACCGGGCATCACCTTAGCGGCGGGATTGAACTCAATACCATGCGCACCTTTGTGGCGATTGCTGAAACCGGCAGCATTGTTGCCGCTGGTAAAGCGCTGGGGTTAACGCGTTCTGCGGCGGGAAAGTCGCTGGCGCGGCTGGAGGCGCATCTGGCTACGCGGTTACTCCATCGCACCACGCGAAGTGTGTCACTGACCGCTGATGGGCAATACTTTTACGAACGATGCATCCAGATACTGACTGATATTCACGAGGCTGAAAGCAGCATCAGGCAGGATAATCCCCAACCGAAAGGCACTTTACGTCTGACGGTCACTTCGGCTTTTGGCCGGATAGCGATTCTGCCGCTACTCAATGATTTTCTTGAAAAATGGCCCGATCTGGATGTCGAAATCAGTTTTACCGACAGGCTTGTCGATCTGGTCGAAGAAGGATTTGATCTCGGTATCAGAATGGGGGATATGCCTGACGATTCGATGATGGTGGCACGGCCGATTACCCGCTACCGTCCCTGGATTTACGCCTCTCCGGCTTATTTGCAGAACCATGGGATGCCGGAAAATATTGCTGAACTGGGCGCACATCAGCGGCTGATCTATGGGCTTCAGGCTGGTTCTGGTATATGGCGACTGGCTAACGATGACGGCGTTGAGGTTTCAATTAGCGGAAATCGCCGCCTGCGCTTTGATAGTGGCGAAGCGATCAAAGATGCCGCTGTTGAAGGGATGGGTATTGCGCTAATGCCCTCTTTTCTGGCTGCTGATGATCTGCATAACCATCGTCTGGTAAAATTATTTCCGCACTATGCAGGGAAACAGATCCCCATCAATGCCATTTATCCCAACCGGAAACATCTGGCGGCTAAAATCCGGCAATTTATCGATATGCTGGTGATAAACTTTCAGGCCGCTGATTCTGCATAA